The genomic segment GGTCGCACGTGGATGACCAGCGGTAGCTGCCTTCGATGCGCGAGCTGGATCTGGCCACGCAGGCACTCCGCCTGGGCTTCGCGCGGTGAGTGCTCGTACCAGTAGTCGAGTCCACATTCCCCGACGGCTACGACCTTTTCATGCGCGCACCAGCCGTCGATCGCACGGGCCGAGATTTCACTCCACTCATTCGCGTCGTGGGGGTGTACGCCGGTCGTCGCCCAGACCCCGGCTTGTTCCTGGGCCAGGCTGACCGCGCCGGCGTTGGCGCCAACCCCGTACCCGGCACCGATGGCAATCACGCCCACCACTCCCGCTTGACGTGCCCGTTCCAGGATGGCCGGCGCTTCCGCCAGAAGGTCCGGTGCACCCACGTGTGCGTGGCTGTCGAAGAGTTTCACTCCGTCTCGATGCGAGGAAACAGGGCTTCGATCTTCTTCGTCTGTGTCCCTGCGCTGAGCTGGCCCCATACGAGCCTCTCGGCGAGCGTGCCGGTACAGATCGG from the bacterium genome contains:
- a CDS encoding TatD family hydrolase codes for the protein MKLFDSHAHVGAPDLLAEAPAILERARQAGVVGVIAIGAGYGVGANAGAVSLAQEQAGVWATTGVHPHDANEWSEISARAIDGWCAHEKVVAVGECGLDYWYEHSPREAQAECLRGQIQLAHRRQLPLVIHVRPSRDTRDAFDDILRIFDEENADRAGGVIHCFSGDQIFADDCLARGFDIGFSGIVTFKSAEDLREVARQVPPDRILIETDSPLLAPVPHRGKRNEPAWVGRVAECLAETLDCSAESIAERTTATTCRAFALEPPA